Part of the Leptodactylus fuscus isolate aLepFus1 chromosome 6, aLepFus1.hap2, whole genome shotgun sequence genome, CCCCATATTTatgaaaattaatattttttgcATATGCAGCTGAGGAGTACATTTGTTTTGGGGGCATGGCTTAGCTttcctgggctttggtctcaatGCGTTGATTTattcatatgaaaaaaaaacttccatcatttgcatatgaataaaaccagaATTTAATAGAAAACGggtctccaaagctgaataaagagacatatttggaaactttaaacccacctctacaaggtacttggATCGGGTTTAGAATGAATTTacgactgacagactccctttaaatcaataTTTTTCAAAAAACTGAAATTGAAACAAAAACTTACAAAATTTCAATAAATCAGTCTCAGACGTGTCAACAAACCACCCACGGACCATAGGTTATTGACATACGTTTTAGTCCCCGCCAGGGGAACTTTTACCTGTTTTCTGCAGAGCGTACACCTTCGAGTAATATATTAAAGGTTTATTGGACTTTCCTACAGCGTTGTGTGTAGTCTTGTCATAAATGTCACTTTCTCGCTGGATGGATTAATAACAATGACATGGAAACCCCCATATATATGTTTATAGAAAGTGGTTTGGCTTTTATGAGGCTATTTCTTACTAGTATAAATTAGGAAGATTTGGGGATTATCATCTCTAAGTCTAAGTACATAAAGCTAAACAATTGGTATAATTATGGACATGTCAGAGTATAGATTTCTACCAGCAGTCACATGTAGACGCATACCTccgattataaaacaactttctgtgaatgaatagtacaagtgagtATAAGAAACACTGTGATAGATCTTATCaaagaaaaatgctcctttctccatttatcagattACTTTTAACTGCACACGGAGTCTTATGTCACTAATAGAATCTATGTTCATAGAAGAGATGGACTGTCAACCTTATGAACCAATCAAGTTTTATTTGACCGTAGAAGGCTATGGAGAAGGAAGGGGAGATGAGTTATTGCTGGGTGGATAGAAAAGGActgagagagtgagtgagtagtTAAAGGGCATCATTCTACACCTCCATCAACTCCTGCTCTTGAGAACTGATTCTGGGACATTCAGAACTTTTCTCTAGCTCCGACCACTCCTGTGCAGTACGTTTTGATGCCTGagtgggtggtctcaggcaaGAAGAGATAAGGGGGCATGAATCAGACCTCCCTGATGCTGTCCAAACAGAATCATGTCTTCTTGTTTGCTGTGACCCAACATTACCCACTTGACTGTAGAGAGCCTAgtttatcaggcaccaaaacgaacagcattgattgctcaggagcgGTGGGGGCTAGATGAAAAATTCcagttgtgccagaatcagtggaatagtgcctattaattgatgtaaagaactgcatttgttggaggtggtgaaaggtcttctttcagGTGGAAAGCAGCTTAATCAttggagaaaggagcatttttctttaataagatatattatgaagttccttatatgtatatgtgccattcatttatgaaaagttgttttataatttgaGTTCTGATTTAAAGCCAAAGTAAAAAAATCTAACTAAGAGTCTAATATGAAAGTGTCCAACTACTTATCCGGGTTCAGATTTACTTTGCATATTGACTTGTATGGTAGCTTCTCTTGATGTCACCTCCACTCCAATTCTGTCATATCTTACACTTCATAGAATGTCAATACCACCATACTTACAAAAACAATATATTGTATGGTGCATAGCAGGAACGTATGTAGGCTAACTCAGTGAGAAGGTTTAGTGCTAGAGATCAGTCTGAGATACTGAGAAATTCCCAAGTGTAACTGGAGAGCATACGGCTGTCAGTAGATCTCCACAGTCCCTTGAAGGAGGCTTCCCTTcttagatatttatggcatattcataTGTTTGACAGATGAATgtcccacctctgggaccccTATCTATCTCCAGAGTGGGGATCCACCATCTGCAGCTTCTGTGTATAGACAGGTGGGCGCCCATGTGCAGCTGTCTCTATTTATTTCCTTGGCATGTGCCAAAGAGCCACCACGCACATCGGTAGTGGGAGGGAAGGTGCAGGtcgcagaatatatatatatatatatatatatatatatatatatatatatatatatcctgctaTGTCATAAAAGTCTAACATGTTAAAAGCCCCTTTCCTCTAGCAAGCAGTGGGTTCAAGTAGGACTGATGCTATGTACTGTGGCCTAGCAGGGTATGCTTTAAAGGAACCTGTCAAGTCTATATGGAACACTACACCTTCCAAAGGTCCAAATGGACCAGGAATTTAGAGACCCATATAACCTGCAGTAACGCCATCCATCCCCACATTAAAGAtgaaaaacctttatacttacctagagatgagtctgatgagttgcgtcagactcatctctggtgctcccggcaCCTGCAGTTTTTCAGTGAAGACTGGGCATGCATTCTAGGTCCAGCGCATGCGCACCGAGGGGCAGGTGTACATGCGCCAGGTAAgtataaatacaaatatatattttttgcaatggCATTAAAAGAGAACTTTTTGGGATACTAAATCCTCAGTCTAAAAGGACCtattggtggtttagtgtcccaaattgccctgacaggttccctttaaagtgcaCATGCTTACATATCAGCATTAGAATACCCCAGTATACACACTTTGCTGCACTGCAGGGAAAACGACCATTACATTATATTGAGGACCGAAAAACTTAAAGATCCTGAACCCCAGCCACACAGTTGACATGTAAATAAAGATGGACCTCCCCTTTAATAAGCTTATTTGCATACACAGGACCTCGGTGTTAACTGGAAAACTATCCGCTTATGTTTATAGTGTCCCTATTGTTATGATGTTAAATAGTCAGACAATTCTGTTTCCTTATTTACCGCTTATAATTCCGGACCTGTGACATGTTTCAGATACATTCAGATAAGCAACAGAGGCCCATGAAAAAATTTGGTAGTCCCTCATCTTTTTCCAGGGTATTCTAGCATGAGCTGACAATACGATGGTCCTTCAAGTTacaatattaacccctttctgcagCAATcatattttcatttttgttttttactccctcctttccaaaagccataacttatgCAATGCAGTGGAGACGTGGCAACTATGGTGGCTGCGCAGCTCCTGCaaggccaccatatttaaagacccCACATCGTAATAGTACAGTGAAATAACATGGAGCTGGTGTGCTGGTGTCCAAAGGAGCAGCACATCCTGGCCCAAGTAAAGAGacatacagaacatgtagtactgcactattgTAGGGAGGCGCTGTTAGGAGGTCAGTCAGTGCATGCACCTCTGTATTTCAGGGATTTTCCCAGTGACAAGATCATGATGATTTGTTAGACTCTCCAACCCAGCATTGTGTCTAGTTTCAAGTTACAATGGTCTGGAAAAGATCAAAGCTTGTAGAAAATATTGTATCCTGAGCCTCTGCAACATGAGTGACCACTGTACATGCGGGTAGCTTATGTATGCTGGTAGCATATATATGACTGGGGTACAGAGAAGACTATGGCGGGTAAACTCTAAACTATGAACTTCTGATCCAAATCTGACAACTCCAGGAAGAACAAAGAGAGACGCAGATTTGTCTGCAGTTGTGCAATAGATGTAATGAAGCCAGAAATGCCCCCTCTGTTTTCCGTGCATGAACATTCCTCTTTCTTCATGCTTGCTGAGTGGGTTGTCTCTTACATGTGTGTTGTACAAGCTATGATTTGTGTTATGAACCAGATGTTTCCCCAGCAGATCttcttcccctctcacagcatccaGTCTCAGACATTAAGGGAGCAACACTGCAGGTGAATCTCCCTTCTCATCCACCTcaagtatttattttttacacttacactaggttcacaccagtgttcgggtttccatactCTACATCCATATAGGATGctgaccctgtccacttaaaaagcggttacaagtGGAAACGTGTGAACCCACGGACTATAATGGAGTACTGAATCCAGTGGATGTAAAGTCCTTCTTGTAGGATTTTTCTGACCACCGATTTTAGGTGGATTCTTCGATGGAGTgtccaatggagactccaacgcTAGTGTAAATCCAGCTTTAGGTTTTTTTGGAGACTGAGGACATCTCTGAGTATTTGCAAAGGTATTAACAATACAGTAGACAGTGGTCTAATTTTGCTGAAACAAAAAGAAAGGATTGCTCATGAATGGTGAGTGAAgagttgaagttggtggaggtgattaAAAGTCTTCTTCAAAGGCTCAGAACGATAAAACAGCTCAatgccattcactttaatggtaaAGAGCTGAAGTTCCATATCATATATACCAAATTTTCTATTTCCCGTGAGAACCAGGGTCAAGCAACGCAGTACAACAGGTTGGAGGACACTCATAGGTATAGAAAAGTGTTATTGGAGAATGTCGCAATATTTTGTAAAGAATTGTGCTACAGGCAAGATCTTGAGCAGTTGTCTATCCTTTACTCTTGCAGATGAAGAAGCTGATGCTCCCGGTGGTTCTGATCTTATCATTTATGCTGTGTCAAGGACAGCGCACAAGATGCAAGGATCCCTCCGAAGAACATTTAAGACAAAAACTCTATAGAATATTACCAGAATCCGCTTTTCTCATCAACACAGAACATATTCCTGATGAGAAGATGAAAAAATGCCCTAAGATTGTCAACACCTCCTCAGAGCTGATCCAAGACAGGAGTATCTCCCCATGGTCCTACAGGTAAGATCGAGGGTAATTGTCAATGAAATGTCTTCGTATGCTATGCCAATAACTATTTACTCACTTGCCCAACGTAATACGCGTCTATATTTCGATTGTGATAGGTTAGTAAGTGTAGCAGGATTTCAGGGGCTACGATTGAGATAAGAACATTTCAAGGTCGGTTGTAGGAATAGGGTGTGATCTTGTATGAGCAAAGCTTACGAcgtaaatgtaaagtaatgctgAAATATTTAAGGGCCGAATGAAAGATATGGGTGGATGTCCTGGACAGAATTTTTTGTCAGCTTCGCGTAGGTGGTGGATATATTTTGAGATAAGTGTAAAGTCATGGAGACATGGATGAGTAAGAAGTTTGCACCTTGTCATAATGAGGAGTTACCTGCAGAATTCTGGAGGTGTGGAAGGCAAGGTCTAAAGGCGTATGTACTATTGTGACAGCTCATGTGACTGTGGGGGGGACACCTTGAGAAAGGAGACCTGTTTCCATACCAGTACGACCAATGCTCTCTGGAATCCCAGGGGTTAGCTACACTCAACGTGACATACTCAAGTCATGAAGAAGACATTGGGCATAGAGACCTGCTTCTGTTATGGCTATTGTGATGGTGTCCAGATGCACCTGAGAAGatcctaatatctatctatatatgtatagtggtcaAATAATTCCACCATAAAATGCCTAAAGTCTTCCATATATGAGTGATCACTGATCCTGaatttccatttttgtttttagaATCAGTGAAGATATGAACAGATACCCCCGGGAGATTGTTGAGGCCTACTGTCTGTGCAAAGGCTGTGTTACCTCCAAAGAAAGTCGGATGGTCAGTGAACCATTCTACAGAGATGTCCCGGTCTTATACAAATCATCAAAATGTAAGAAGTCTCGATACATCTACAAGCTGCGATACATCAAGGTTGCCCAGTTTTGCATCTGTCGATTCCACTGAATACTTCTGACCAGGACAACCCTTCCACTTTGACGTCCAATGTTAAGAAGATACCTACCTTGGTTTGACTTAATAGTCTGTGAAGTACATGACATACATCAAGGGTTTAACGGATTAACCTCTCCCATACATTGATAGCTGTACTGCCATAATCTGAAAAACCATATTTTTGAGAAATTTTTATacaacaaaattttttttaaatccataacGCAACCAATAAAATGAAGGACAAATCCAACATTACATTAAAAGAAGTAACCAGACGGCTCTGAAATGGCCAATCCAATCCAAAAATGACCTTGTGTTTGGTTAATCCAGTAAACCCCGAGTGGTCTGGATGTTTTTACAGTCTCTCGAATTTGGATCATTTGTGTGCTGTTTTTGTACATTGTGTAACTAGGACAGTGAGATGTTTTGGGTCTTTTTCTAAGTTCTTGTGCGTCTTTATTAGGCGACGCTGAACCTTGACTGACTTTGGTATATGGATATCTCACTACCGATAAGTTTCTAGAAGGACTAgcactaaaacttttttttcttcttttggctAAAGGAGTAACAGAATGTATGGACTGTTGTTATGTGTGTTTTGTACATGCACATTTGGCTGCACTGCTGTATAAAGTTGAGCTTGTcttgtttttatgctttttatgTAGAGTTTATATCttttattaataaaatgaagAAGGACTATATCCAGATCAATATTTCTGCAAAGGGTCAAGTGGGACTTCTCTTCTTGGGACTCAGATCTCAATCTTTTTGATAccctaaagggagtctaccaccaccaaaatgacTTCTCGTGAACATACCTTTTGGTGTCAAAGTGTGACCTTACTACCTGCACGCGTGCACGcgtgaccgtgtaattcatggtcatgtgtacgggcccataaaaatgaatgggtcagtgtgcaccCAAAAGCACACTGATCTCGGCCTTGGTCGTCTGCAACgggcataaggctaaggccccttgcagatggctGTGTGCCAGTTCAGTGTGTTATCCGGGTTTTTCCcgaatagcacactgactcattaaTTTCTATCGGCCCACGTACATGACCGTGTATTACACACATCAGTGTGTGGGCCGACAATCCAGGCCGCAACACtcaagacaggtcctattcctctcCGGTTTTGTGCTTCCGCAGCTTCTGTTCATTGAAAGAATGAAGCATGGCCAGATGATACCCATGTGCCCTCCTT contains:
- the LOC142208828 gene encoding interleukin-17D-like, whose product is MKKLMLPVVLILSFMLCQGQRTRCKDPSEEHLRQKLYRILPESAFLINTEHIPDEKMKKCPKIVNTSSELIQDRSISPWSYRISEDMNRYPREIVEAYCLCKGCVTSKESRMVSEPFYRDVPVLYKSSKCKKSRYIYKLRYIKVAQFCICRFH